One Bacillus amyloliquefaciens DSM 7 = ATCC 23350 DNA window includes the following coding sequences:
- the gutB gene encoding sorbitol dehydrogenase: MTHKVPQNMKAAVMHNTREIKIETLPVPDINHDEVLIKVMAVGICGSDLHYYTNGRIGNYIVEKPFILGHECAGEIAAVGSSVDQFKVGDRVAVEPGVTCGRCEACKEGRYNLCPDVQFLATPPVDGAFVQYIKMRQDFVFSIPDSLFYEDAALIEPFSVGIHAAVRTKLQPGTTIAIMGMGPVGLMAVAAAKAYGAGTIIVTDLEPLRLDAAKRMGATHVINIREQDAGEEIKTITNGRGVDAAWETAGNPAALQSALASVRRGGKLAIVGLPSQNEIPLNVPFIADNEIDIYGIFRYANTYPKGIEFLASGIVDTKHLVTDQYSLEQTQEAMERAFQFKNECLKVMVYPNR; the protein is encoded by the coding sequence ATGACTCACAAAGTGCCTCAAAACATGAAAGCGGCAGTTATGCATAACACGAGAGAAATCAAAATCGAAACATTGCCCGTCCCTGACATCAATCATGATGAAGTGCTGATAAAGGTGATGGCTGTCGGAATTTGCGGATCGGATCTGCATTACTATACAAATGGCAGAATAGGCAATTATATAGTGGAAAAACCATTTATCCTCGGTCATGAATGCGCGGGAGAAATTGCCGCGGTCGGATCGTCTGTCGATCAATTCAAGGTGGGAGACCGTGTCGCTGTCGAACCTGGTGTCACGTGCGGACGCTGTGAGGCGTGCAAGGAAGGGCGTTATAATCTTTGTCCGGATGTGCAGTTTTTGGCGACACCGCCGGTTGACGGCGCATTTGTCCAATATATCAAAATGCGTCAGGACTTTGTTTTTTCGATTCCGGATTCTCTTTTCTATGAAGATGCGGCTTTGATTGAACCGTTTTCTGTCGGCATTCATGCGGCCGTGAGAACGAAGCTTCAGCCCGGGACAACGATTGCGATCATGGGAATGGGCCCTGTTGGGTTAATGGCCGTTGCGGCAGCGAAAGCATACGGGGCAGGCACAATCATTGTGACCGACTTGGAGCCGCTGCGGTTAGATGCCGCGAAGAGAATGGGAGCGACGCACGTCATCAATATCCGGGAACAGGATGCCGGTGAAGAAATCAAAACGATCACAAATGGCAGAGGCGTTGATGCTGCTTGGGAAACAGCGGGGAATCCGGCGGCATTGCAATCCGCACTGGCTTCCGTGCGCCGGGGCGGAAAATTGGCGATTGTCGGTTTGCCTTCTCAGAACGAAATCCCGCTCAATGTGCCGTTTATTGCAGATAACGAGATTGATATATACGGGATCTTCCGTTATGCCAATACGTATCCGAAGGGAATTGAATTTCTCGCTTCCGGCATTGTGGACACGAAGCATCTTGTAACGGATCAGTATTCACTGGAGCAGACACAAGAAGCGATGGAACGGGCATTCCAATTTAAAAATGAATGCTTAAAAGTGATGGTGTATCCAAATCGCTGA
- a CDS encoding MFS transporter yields the protein MIETEKAAAVKTKHHGLTWIERIGYGFGDMSYNIIFQFVNAYLLFYYTDVGGIKPAVIAALFLIVRVLDAIFDPIMGVILDKTNTRWGKARPYLLWVAFPFALFTFLCFTTPHFGETGNMVYAYITYILLGMSFSMQTIPVNSLTGRMTNSVEERTVLTTTRMILVYIGILLSISCATPLADAIGGTNQAFGFQMTALIYAAVSIALNLFSFFTVRERIQPEKRKKQGMKKTLSVLFRNKPLLILVSSFLAFAIGFNIKLSTMVYYFTYNVNHKEFVFLGTVLFFGAALISNLFIPFFSEKRGRKQVMMITAALSLISYAGLQFTSYSSIPLIFFWLFVSGFFTTPLNTLAWGMVADCVDYAEWKTGVRADGVVISSMSFINKLGVALAGSFSAVYLGIAGYAANTDQTVSSLNAIKNMNALIPGLFILLSIILISLYPLTEKKYKQMMSELEQRAAR from the coding sequence ATGATTGAAACAGAAAAAGCAGCGGCAGTAAAGACGAAACATCACGGCCTGACCTGGATTGAACGGATCGGATATGGATTCGGCGATATGTCGTACAATATTATCTTTCAATTTGTAAACGCATACTTATTATTCTACTATACAGACGTCGGCGGCATTAAGCCTGCGGTGATAGCAGCTTTGTTTCTGATCGTAAGAGTGCTGGACGCTATTTTTGATCCGATTATGGGCGTGATTTTAGACAAGACGAATACAAGATGGGGAAAGGCAAGGCCGTATTTGCTGTGGGTGGCGTTTCCTTTTGCGTTATTTACGTTCTTATGTTTTACGACCCCTCATTTCGGCGAGACGGGGAACATGGTCTATGCGTACATCACCTATATTCTGCTTGGGATGTCCTTTAGCATGCAGACGATTCCGGTCAACAGCTTAACGGGGCGGATGACGAATTCCGTGGAGGAACGGACGGTTCTGACGACGACCCGGATGATTTTGGTTTATATCGGAATTCTGTTATCGATCTCCTGTGCGACACCGCTTGCGGACGCCATCGGCGGGACAAACCAGGCGTTTGGATTCCAGATGACGGCGCTTATCTATGCGGCGGTGAGCATCGCTTTGAATTTGTTCAGTTTCTTTACTGTACGGGAGCGGATTCAGCCTGAAAAAAGAAAAAAACAAGGAATGAAAAAAACATTATCTGTTTTGTTCCGAAACAAGCCTTTGCTCATTTTGGTTTCTTCATTTTTGGCGTTTGCGATCGGGTTTAACATTAAACTCAGCACGATGGTGTACTATTTTACGTATAACGTCAATCATAAGGAATTTGTGTTTTTAGGAACCGTGTTGTTTTTCGGGGCAGCGCTGATCAGCAATCTGTTTATTCCTTTCTTTTCTGAGAAGCGGGGCAGAAAACAAGTCATGATGATTACGGCGGCGTTATCGCTTATTTCTTATGCGGGCCTTCAGTTTACATCGTATTCTTCGATTCCGCTTATTTTCTTTTGGCTCTTCGTTTCTGGATTTTTCACGACGCCTTTGAATACCCTTGCTTGGGGAATGGTTGCCGATTGTGTTGATTATGCGGAATGGAAAACCGGAGTCCGGGCTGATGGCGTGGTGATATCGAGCATGAGCTTTATCAATAAGCTCGGAGTCGCGTTAGCCGGGTCATTTTCGGCCGTTTATCTCGGAATCGCCGGGTATGCCGCGAATACCGATCAGACGGTATCGTCATTGAATGCGATTAAAAATATGAATGCGCTCATTCCGGGATTGTTCATTCTGCTGTCTATTATTCTCATTTCTCTTTATCCTTTAACTGAAAAAAAATATAAGCAGATGATGTCTGAACTGGAGCAAAGGGCTGCAAGATGA
- a CDS encoding carbohydrate kinase family protein encodes MGSQSVICIGELLIDFFCTDDVDLTEGRNFLKSAGGAPANVSAAIAKLGGDAAFSGKTGKDPFGYFLKQTLDAVHVDTSMLIMDEKAPTTLAFVSLKQNGERDFVFNRGADALFTLEDIDLEKVNDAKILHFGSATALLSDPFCTAYLRLMSIAKDNGQFVSFDPNYREDLWKGIVSEFISTAKKAIAVSDFVKVSDEELEISGAKDHKEGVAILHEIGAGIVAVTLGKSGTLLSNGKDLDIIPSIPVTSIDSTGAGDAFVGAALYQLARTDEIQTAAEDFAKLRDIVSFANKAGALVCTKIGAIDALPSLKEVEVSL; translated from the coding sequence GTGGGAAGCCAATCTGTTATTTGTATTGGAGAATTGTTAATTGATTTCTTTTGTACCGATGATGTTGATTTGACGGAAGGACGCAATTTCTTAAAAAGTGCGGGCGGTGCGCCGGCGAATGTGTCAGCGGCCATCGCGAAACTGGGCGGAGACGCGGCTTTCAGCGGAAAAACAGGCAAGGATCCGTTTGGGTACTTTCTGAAGCAGACTTTAGACGCCGTACACGTCGATACTTCTATGCTCATCATGGATGAGAAAGCGCCTACAACGCTTGCGTTTGTTTCATTAAAACAAAATGGGGAGCGCGACTTTGTTTTTAACAGAGGAGCGGATGCTTTGTTTACTTTGGAGGATATTGATCTGGAAAAGGTAAACGATGCGAAAATCCTTCATTTCGGCTCAGCGACGGCATTGTTATCAGATCCGTTTTGCACGGCCTATTTACGGCTGATGTCGATTGCGAAAGACAATGGACAGTTTGTTTCCTTCGATCCTAACTACCGCGAGGATTTATGGAAGGGAATAGTTTCAGAGTTTATAAGCACCGCCAAAAAAGCAATTGCTGTAAGTGATTTTGTGAAAGTCAGTGACGAGGAGCTTGAGATCAGCGGTGCGAAAGATCATAAAGAAGGTGTTGCAATCCTTCATGAGATCGGGGCCGGCATTGTGGCGGTGACACTCGGGAAAAGCGGGACCCTTCTTTCAAATGGGAAGGATCTTGATATCATTCCGAGCATTCCGGTGACATCAATAGACTCAACGGGAGCGGGAGACGCGTTTGTCGGCGCAGCGCTGTATCAGCTGGCACGCACGGATGAAATTCAGACGGCAGCTGAAGATTTTGCGAAGCTGCGTGATATTGTGTCATTTGCCAATAAGGCAGGGGCGCTCGTGTGCACTAAAATCGGTGCGATCGATGCTTTGCCTAGCTTAAAAGAGGTTGAAGTCTCTCTGTAA
- a CDS encoding DUF4306 domain-containing protein — MKNVFLIVQCAFSVFCFFCLAAVNWYQGSELVSDSFDWNYTAKFSKLLNNTDTITSPEQISQLDFFVYSAKHYPLVSGLMIGLFIYFLFSLYLVIKNIRRHKWAE, encoded by the coding sequence ATGAAAAATGTTTTTCTTATCGTGCAATGCGCGTTTTCTGTTTTTTGTTTTTTCTGCCTCGCCGCTGTGAATTGGTATCAGGGGAGTGAGCTTGTTTCTGATTCGTTTGATTGGAATTATACGGCTAAATTTTCAAAGCTGCTGAATAATACGGATACGATCACAAGTCCCGAACAGATATCGCAGCTGGATTTCTTTGTGTATTCTGCGAAGCATTATCCGTTAGTGAGCGGTTTGATGATCGGGCTGTTTATTTATTTTTTGTTTTCATTGTATTTGGTTATAAAGAATATCCGCCGGCATAAATGGGCTGAATGA
- a CDS encoding PspA/IM30 family protein, which translates to MSILGRFKDIMSSNINALLDKAENPEKMVDQYLRNLNSDLGKVKAETASVMAEEQRAKRALTECQAEAEKMESYAMKALQAGNEADARTFLERKAAVESRLTELQTAYQLASSNASQMRSMHDKLVADIGELESRRNAIKAKWSVAKTQEKMNKLGSSVSNAGQSMTAFDRMEDKVNRALDHANAMAELNASPKDDIDELTAKYDSNQSSVDDELAALKQKMLFSKDQ; encoded by the coding sequence ATGAGTATTTTAGGACGATTTAAAGACATTATGTCAAGCAATATTAATGCGTTGCTGGATAAAGCTGAGAACCCTGAAAAAATGGTTGATCAATATTTGCGGAATCTGAACAGTGATTTAGGAAAAGTGAAGGCGGAGACGGCTTCTGTCATGGCTGAGGAACAGCGGGCGAAAAGAGCGTTAACGGAATGCCAGGCTGAGGCCGAAAAGATGGAAAGCTACGCGATGAAAGCTTTACAGGCCGGAAATGAAGCTGATGCGCGGACATTTCTGGAAAGGAAAGCAGCCGTTGAATCAAGGCTGACTGAGCTGCAAACGGCTTATCAGCTTGCTTCTTCCAACGCGTCTCAAATGCGCAGCATGCATGACAAGCTTGTTGCCGATATCGGGGAGCTTGAGTCGCGGCGAAATGCCATTAAAGCGAAGTGGTCTGTGGCAAAAACACAGGAGAAAATGAACAAACTGGGATCCTCTGTTTCAAATGCGGGCCAATCGATGACAGCTTTCGATAGAATGGAAGACAAGGTCAACCGGGCGCTTGATCATGCCAATGCGATGGCGGAGCTGAATGCGTCTCCGAAAGACGATATTGACGAGCTGACGGCTAAATATGACAGCAATCAAAGCAGTGTCGATGATGAACTGGCGGCGCTCAAGCAGAAAATGCTTTTCAGTAAAGATCAATAG
- a CDS encoding TFIIB-type zinc ribbon-containing protein has product MIISYKCPNCGDDMVFDSSSGKLTCRSCGRQDQIESLPKEYITTRFSENEAKEYHCENCGAVLMTEAETTATMCGFCGGAAVLADRLSGNLAPSMVIPFTISKEEAMSAFKKWCRNGRLTPKGFMNADRVKNITGMYVPFWMFDLNSKVQVNAVCTRVHHYDDGEYRVTETEYYNAYRDINLDYLKIPVDASEKMNDELMDKLEPYSYSELKEFNTAYLAGYIAEKYNYTDDDLFPRAKDKISHYIDSYIRSTFSGYTTADITDEKIQTDKLSSFYVLLPVWMVSYDYERTEHIFAMNGQTGKVVGKPPISAGKVAAWFGGITAGTFLALRLVSLMIGGGF; this is encoded by the coding sequence ATGATCATTTCTTATAAATGCCCGAACTGCGGCGATGATATGGTCTTTGACAGTTCATCTGGCAAGCTGACATGCCGCAGCTGCGGGCGGCAGGATCAAATAGAAAGCCTGCCTAAAGAGTATATTACGACCAGATTTTCTGAAAATGAGGCGAAGGAGTATCACTGTGAGAACTGCGGCGCGGTATTAATGACTGAGGCGGAGACGACTGCAACGATGTGCGGGTTTTGCGGAGGTGCGGCCGTTCTCGCCGATCGATTATCGGGAAATCTCGCGCCTTCCATGGTGATTCCTTTTACGATCAGCAAAGAAGAGGCCATGAGCGCTTTTAAAAAGTGGTGCAGAAACGGCCGCCTGACACCTAAGGGATTTATGAATGCCGATCGGGTGAAGAACATAACCGGTATGTACGTGCCGTTTTGGATGTTTGACTTAAACAGCAAGGTTCAGGTCAATGCCGTTTGTACGAGAGTGCATCACTATGATGATGGAGAATACCGGGTGACGGAGACCGAGTATTACAACGCGTACCGCGATATTAATCTTGATTATCTCAAAATTCCGGTCGACGCTTCAGAAAAAATGAATGATGAATTAATGGACAAACTGGAGCCTTATTCTTACAGTGAGCTGAAGGAGTTTAATACAGCCTATTTGGCGGGATATATAGCGGAAAAGTACAATTATACCGATGACGATCTCTTTCCGCGGGCGAAGGATAAAATCAGCCATTATATTGATTCTTATATCAGATCCACCTTCTCCGGCTATACGACGGCTGACATTACAGATGAAAAGATTCAGACGGATAAACTCAGCAGTTTTTACGTGCTTCTTCCGGTCTGGATGGTCAGCTATGATTATGAGCGGACTGAGCACATTTTTGCGATGAACGGGCAGACGGGCAAGGTTGTCGGCAAACCGCCGATCAGCGCCGGAAAAGTGGCCGCGTGGTTCGGCGGCATTACAGCCGGCACGTTTTTAGCATTAAGACTCGTCTCACTTATGATAGGGGGCGGTTTTTGA
- a CDS encoding TPM domain-containing protein: MKVSIKKACLFCFVLFLMLSFSLHTSASAAEQKQYVYDNAHLLTKDETKKLEELAGKLGAKRHTDFIILTANGTGGKDIAQYAGDFYDSHFHGSTAILTIDMKDREVFISGYKKAETYLNSSRLNTIRNTISSDISAGHYEKAFETYIKMSYKDMGKNPENKSDNLLLTWWFQLIIAAAAAGIAVTVMVYNSGGRVTVTGSTYMDHDTSEVLDQHDTYIRTDVTRERKPDKDNDNDGGVTRGGTSYSGSKGSF, encoded by the coding sequence ATGAAAGTATCGATAAAAAAAGCGTGTCTCTTTTGCTTCGTCCTTTTTCTGATGCTGTCTTTTTCTTTACATACATCAGCGTCTGCCGCTGAACAGAAGCAATATGTTTATGACAATGCTCACTTATTAACGAAGGATGAAACTAAGAAACTCGAGGAATTGGCGGGGAAGCTGGGGGCAAAGCGCCATACCGATTTTATTATTCTTACCGCAAACGGAACGGGCGGTAAGGACATCGCGCAGTACGCCGGTGATTTTTATGACAGTCATTTTCACGGAAGCACGGCGATATTGACCATTGATATGAAAGATCGGGAAGTATTTATCTCCGGATACAAAAAGGCGGAGACGTATTTGAACAGCAGCCGGCTGAATACGATCAGGAATACGATTTCGTCAGACATTTCCGCAGGCCATTACGAAAAGGCGTTTGAGACTTATATTAAAATGTCCTACAAAGATATGGGGAAAAACCCTGAGAACAAGTCTGACAATCTGCTGCTCACGTGGTGGTTTCAGCTGATTATCGCCGCAGCCGCAGCCGGAATTGCCGTCACTGTGATGGTGTACAATTCCGGCGGCAGGGTCACCGTCACCGGCAGCACGTATATGGATCACGATACGTCTGAAGTGCTGGACCAGCACGACACATATATCCGGACGGACGTTACAAGAGAAAGAAAGCCTGACAAAGATAATGACAATGACGGCGGAGTCACGAGGGGCGGCACGTCTTACAGCGGAAGCAAAGGAAGTTTTTAA
- a CDS encoding SPFH domain-containing protein, translating to MGFFRNQLANVVEWEEFRDDMVFYKWNNREIKKGSRLIIRPGQDAIFLHNGKIEGIFRDDGDYDIESEIIPFLSTLKGFKFGFNSGMRAEVLFVNTKEFTVKWGTKNAINIPAAGMPGGMPIRANGTFNFKVIDYIGLIDKIAGVKDSYLVEDIKIRITSILDQLLMKWITREGKDMFNLQSNSFEIGKGIQEDLDMQLIGDGMSITGFNIMSFNYPQEVQDMITKNASYGMVGDVNRYQQISMTDGMSSGKMSGSGTASDMAGMMMGMNMANQMMNQMNQNQQNQPQQSQNQQNQGTAPANGSEGAAKPKFCPNCGTKTEGANFCPNCGQKLA from the coding sequence TTGGGTTTTTTCAGAAATCAGTTAGCGAATGTGGTGGAATGGGAAGAATTCAGAGACGACATGGTTTTCTATAAATGGAACAACCGTGAAATTAAAAAAGGCAGCCGTCTGATCATCCGGCCGGGACAGGATGCCATCTTTTTACACAACGGGAAGATTGAAGGGATCTTCCGTGATGACGGCGATTATGATATCGAGTCAGAAATCATTCCGTTTCTATCGACGTTAAAAGGGTTTAAGTTTGGCTTTAACAGCGGCATGCGGGCGGAAGTGCTGTTTGTGAATACGAAGGAGTTCACCGTGAAGTGGGGCACAAAAAACGCCATCAACATTCCGGCGGCGGGAATGCCGGGCGGTATGCCGATCCGCGCAAACGGTACATTTAACTTCAAGGTCATTGACTACATCGGATTGATTGATAAGATTGCGGGTGTCAAAGACAGCTATTTAGTAGAGGACATTAAAATCCGGATTACGTCTATTCTCGATCAGCTTTTGATGAAATGGATCACCAGAGAAGGAAAAGACATGTTCAATCTGCAGTCGAATTCATTTGAAATCGGAAAAGGGATTCAAGAAGATCTTGATATGCAGCTGATCGGAGACGGGATGTCGATTACGGGCTTCAATATCATGAGCTTTAACTATCCGCAGGAAGTTCAGGATATGATTACGAAGAACGCTTCTTACGGCATGGTGGGCGATGTGAATCGCTATCAGCAGATTTCCATGACTGACGGAATGTCATCCGGCAAAATGAGCGGAAGCGGCACAGCCTCCGATATGGCCGGCATGATGATGGGAATGAATATGGCAAATCAAATGATGAACCAAATGAATCAAAATCAGCAGAACCAGCCGCAGCAAAGTCAAAATCAGCAGAATCAGGGGACGGCACCGGCAAATGGCTCAGAAGGAGCGGCTAAGCCGAAATTCTGTCCGAACTGCGGAACGAAAACGGAAGGCGCGAATTTTTGCCCGAATTGCGGACAGAAGCTTGCCTGA
- a CDS encoding acyltransferase family protein: MSDKSLNHRYIPGLDGLRAFAVLAVIAYHLNFNWADGGFIGVDIFFVLSGYLITSIILPAQGNDITLDLRDFWVRRIRRLLPAAYLMIITTVIWVILFNSELLHTVRGDAVSSLFYISNWWFIFHKLSYFDSFGSPSPLKNLWSLAIEEQFYIIWPFLLLAGMHICKTRARLAAAVTFIALCSAVVMSMMYVPGGDPSRVYYGTDTRSFELLIGCALALVWPMKRLSSKRLPSSMKHLLHGTELAAFAALLLCVFYTDEYEPFLYKGGMLLISITAAVLVACICHPSSFLGHVLSWKPLRWIGTRSYGIYLWHYPVIVLSTPVQEIGNPVYWHCAVRIGATFILAELSYHFIEKPIRTAGFRPFFRRVFLNRFLEWKTSSVISRMSLGLILAAILVFAGGLSGIAEEKKQPQWTYAQSGQQETAASSHKTADHDKPAKEDDSQKKYGGEKTDAASDKNKKESTGKSDTKKNEDKKEQSSQKTADSKQTQPKKEVLAIGDSVMLDIASYLRQSLPHVTIDGKVGRQVSQALQLTSEYASFNQPNKAVIIELGTNGYFTNSQIESLISSFSKADIYLVNTRVPRQWESKVNESLRQQAESRKNVTLVDWHAKALQHPEYFTPDGVHLIPEGSKALTSLIVQTMKS, translated from the coding sequence ATGTCAGACAAGTCACTGAATCATCGCTATATTCCCGGACTGGATGGACTTCGCGCCTTTGCCGTCCTCGCAGTTATCGCATATCACCTGAATTTTAATTGGGCCGACGGCGGTTTCATTGGTGTTGATATCTTTTTTGTTTTATCGGGGTATTTAATCACATCTATTATATTGCCTGCCCAAGGCAATGACATCACCCTTGATTTGCGTGATTTTTGGGTGCGCCGGATCAGACGGCTTCTGCCGGCGGCTTATCTCATGATTATCACGACAGTCATTTGGGTCATATTATTTAATAGCGAGCTCCTGCATACCGTACGCGGAGATGCGGTCTCCTCACTTTTTTACATAAGCAACTGGTGGTTTATCTTTCATAAACTTTCTTATTTCGACAGCTTCGGCTCTCCTTCGCCATTAAAAAACCTTTGGTCGCTGGCGATTGAAGAACAGTTTTATATCATATGGCCTTTCCTGCTGCTTGCAGGAATGCACATATGTAAAACACGGGCCCGGCTTGCGGCAGCGGTCACATTCATCGCGTTATGCTCAGCAGTCGTGATGAGTATGATGTATGTCCCTGGCGGAGATCCGAGCCGCGTTTATTACGGGACGGACACCCGATCATTTGAATTGCTTATCGGCTGCGCTTTAGCTTTAGTGTGGCCGATGAAACGATTATCTTCCAAACGGCTGCCGAGCAGCATGAAACACCTGCTTCACGGGACGGAGCTTGCCGCTTTTGCCGCGCTGTTGCTATGCGTCTTTTACACGGATGAATATGAACCCTTCCTGTACAAGGGCGGCATGCTTTTGATCAGCATCACCGCAGCGGTCCTTGTCGCATGTATATGCCATCCGAGCAGTTTTTTGGGACATGTCCTTTCATGGAAACCGCTTCGCTGGATCGGAACGAGATCATACGGAATCTATCTTTGGCATTATCCGGTTATCGTGCTGAGCACACCCGTGCAGGAAATCGGAAATCCGGTTTATTGGCATTGTGCCGTCAGAATCGGCGCCACTTTCATTCTTGCCGAACTTTCTTATCATTTCATTGAGAAACCGATCCGCACTGCGGGCTTCAGGCCTTTTTTCCGCCGCGTGTTTTTGAACCGCTTTCTGGAATGGAAGACGTCCTCTGTCATCAGCAGAATGTCGCTCGGCCTCATTCTTGCCGCCATCCTCGTATTTGCGGGCGGGCTGTCAGGAATAGCCGAGGAGAAAAAACAGCCGCAATGGACATACGCGCAAAGCGGGCAGCAAGAAACAGCCGCCTCTTCACACAAAACGGCTGATCATGATAAACCGGCAAAAGAAGATGACAGCCAGAAAAAATACGGCGGCGAAAAAACAGACGCCGCATCAGACAAAAACAAGAAAGAATCAACAGGCAAATCAGATACGAAGAAAAACGAAGACAAAAAAGAGCAATCATCTCAAAAAACGGCTGATTCAAAACAAACACAGCCAAAAAAAGAAGTGCTGGCCATCGGTGACTCCGTGATGCTCGACATTGCGTCATACCTGCGACAGTCCCTCCCTCATGTCACCATCGACGGAAAGGTAGGAAGACAAGTCTCTCAAGCACTCCAGCTCACATCGGAATACGCGTCATTTAATCAGCCGAACAAAGCGGTCATCATCGAGTTAGGGACGAACGGCTATTTCACAAACAGCCAGATTGAATCACTGATCAGCTCCTTTTCAAAAGCTGATATCTATCTTGTCAATACGCGTGTGCCGCGGCAGTGGGAAAGCAAGGTAAACGAGTCATTGCGCCAGCAGGCCGAATCACGCAAGAATGTCACCCTTGTCGATTGGCATGCAAAAGCATTGCAGCACCCTGAATACTTTACACCCGACGGCGTACATCTCATCCCTGAGGGATCAAAAGCGCTGACATCCCTCATCGTCCAAACCATGAAATCATGA
- the rsiV gene encoding anti-sigma-V factor RsiV → MEKRLEQLREEYKSVPIPKELDSIVEKALQHKPKKKRIVMWPTSAAVAAAVLFTAVVNINPDAAQAMSKIPVIGKVVQAITFVEMKEEKNQSSIDVKTPALSGLSNHELEDSINRHYMKESKELYREFMKATSKSKKGHLSIYSDYETVTDTSDLISVRRDIEKTQASSYTQSRYITIDKKNEAVLTLKSLFKDDRYIKVISQNIKEQMKKQMKEDPNKIYWVEEDDMTEPFKSIHADQNFYITDQHKLFISFDEYEVAPGYMGVTEFKIPTSVISKLLVGDRYIR, encoded by the coding sequence ATGGAAAAAAGATTAGAACAATTAAGAGAAGAGTATAAAAGTGTGCCCATTCCTAAAGAACTGGACAGCATTGTCGAAAAAGCCCTTCAGCACAAACCGAAGAAAAAACGAATCGTGATGTGGCCGACATCCGCGGCAGTCGCTGCGGCCGTCTTATTTACCGCCGTAGTCAATATCAATCCGGATGCCGCACAAGCCATGTCTAAAATCCCCGTCATCGGCAAAGTCGTCCAAGCCATCACATTCGTGGAGATGAAAGAAGAAAAGAACCAATCAAGCATCGATGTGAAAACGCCTGCTCTGTCCGGCCTTTCCAATCATGAACTTGAAGACAGCATCAACCGGCATTATATGAAAGAAAGCAAAGAGCTCTACCGGGAATTTATGAAGGCGACCTCAAAAAGCAAAAAAGGCCACCTCAGCATCTACAGCGATTATGAAACCGTAACTGACACATCGGATCTGATCTCAGTCCGCCGTGATATCGAAAAAACCCAGGCTTCATCTTATACCCAAAGCCGATATATCACGATTGATAAAAAGAATGAGGCCGTGCTTACGTTAAAGAGCTTATTCAAAGATGACCGTTATATTAAAGTCATCAGCCAAAATATTAAAGAACAAATGAAAAAACAGATGAAAGAAGATCCGAATAAAATATATTGGGTCGAGGAAGATGATATGACGGAGCCTTTCAAATCCATTCATGCCGATCAGAATTTTTATATTACAGATCAGCACAAACTTTTCATCTCATTTGATGAATACGAAGTAGCACCCGGATATATGGGCGTTACAGAATTTAAAATACCGACCTCCGTCATCTCAAAGCTGCTTGTCGGAGACCGCTACATCAGATAA
- a CDS encoding RNA polymerase sigma factor gives MKNETAKASLVTCITERKEDFYRLAYSYVKNKDDALDIVQESIQKALTSVESVKNPDVIKSWFYKILVRTAIDYLRKQKKLKVMDDETIEFLSRGKEDHYKDTDLHEALDDLPHQYKTIIILRFFEDLKLEEIADITGENINTVKTRLYRGLKLMRIQLTKEDLS, from the coding sequence ATGAAGAACGAAACAGCCAAAGCGTCGCTTGTGACGTGCATAACTGAGCGCAAAGAAGACTTTTACCGCCTGGCATACAGTTATGTAAAGAACAAGGATGACGCGTTAGATATTGTTCAGGAATCAATTCAAAAAGCGCTGACATCAGTCGAATCCGTCAAAAACCCCGATGTGATAAAAAGCTGGTTTTATAAAATTTTAGTGCGTACGGCCATTGATTATCTCCGCAAACAGAAAAAACTTAAAGTGATGGACGATGAAACGATCGAGTTTTTAAGCCGCGGAAAGGAAGATCACTACAAAGACACGGACCTTCATGAAGCGCTTGACGACCTGCCGCATCAATATAAAACCATTATCATTCTGCGTTTCTTTGAAGACTTGAAATTAGAAGAGATCGCGGACATTACGGGGGAAAACATCAACACCGTCAAAACACGCCTTTACAGGGGGCTGAAGCTCATGCGCATTCAGCTGACGAAGGAGGATCTTTCTTAA